The genomic DNA TGCCGGACGACCTGCTGGCGGCCGATCCGGAGCGGAACCTGCGCATCCCCATGCGCGAGGTGGCGCGGAGCCTGAACCTCTCCACCGCGGTCGGAGTGGCGCTGTACGAGGCGCTGCGGCAGACCGGCGGGCCTCCGCTGGAAGGGTGAAGAACGCTTCGTGACGGACCCGGAACACCGCCGTAAACCCGCCGTTTTGCTCGGTTGACAGGGGGTGGCACCGGGTCTAGGTTACGCGCCGGACGGTAGTACCGGACGGGGCAGTCACGACGCGAACTTCAGCTCTCGATATCATGGACAAGATTACGGTCGTCGGCGCCGGAAACGTGGGCGCCACCGCGGCGCAGCGGGTCGCCGAGAAGGAGCTCGCCCGCGAGGTCGTGCTCATCGACATCGCCGAAGGCATCCCGCAGGGCAAGGGCCTGGACCAGTGGGAGTCGGCCCCCATCGAGCTGTTCGACTCGCGCATCACGGGCAGCAACGGGTACGAGGAGAGCGCCGGCTCCGGCATCTACATCGTGACCGCCGGTATCGCGCGCAAGCCGGGCATGAGCCGCGACGACCTGCTCACCACCAACGCGGGCATCGTCCGCCAGGTGTGCGAGAACATCGCCCGCGTGTCGCCCAACGCGATCATCATCATGGTCAGCAACCCGCTGGACGTGATGTGCTACGTGGCCATGAAGGCCAGCGGCTTCCCGCGCGAGCGGGTGCTGGGCATGGCGGGCGTGCTGGACACGGCGCGCTACCGCTCGTTCCTGGCCCTGGAGATGGACTGCTCGGTAGAGGACATCCAGGCGATGGTGCTGGGCGGCCACGGCGACACCATGGTGCCGCTCGTCTCCTACACCAGCGTCTCCGGCATCCCGGTCACGCAGCTCATCGCGAAGGACAAGCTCGACGCGATCGTGGACCGCACGCGCAACGGCGGCGCGGAGATCGTGAAGTTCCTGAAGACGGGCTCGGCGTACTACGCGCCGTCGGCCGGCGCGGTGCAGATGGCCGAGGCGATCGTCAAGGACAAGAAGCGCATCCTCCCCTGCGCCGCGTGGCTGCAGGGCGAGTACGGGATGGACGGCCTCTTCCTGGGCGTCCCGTGCAAGCTGGGCCGCAACGGCCTGGAGAAGATCATCGAGGTGGAGCTCTCGGCCGAGGAGCGCGCCGCGCTGGAGAAGTCGGCCGACGCAGTGCGCGAGCCGATGGCGCTCGTGTAGCTGGCGGATGGCGCCGCGTCTCCCGTCTCTCGGACGGGAACGCGGCGCTTCTTTCTTACGGCTGGACCGTTCCTCTTCGCAACTCGACGGAGACGTACCGTATGCCTTCTGCGCATCGGGCCACCTCGCTCGGCTCCGCGCTCCGCTACCGCGGGCGCGAGGGGATGTGGGCGTGGCTGCTGCACCGCGTGACGGGGCTGGGCATCCTGCTCTTCCTCATCGTGCACGTGGTGGACACCGCCATCGTGATCTACCGTCCCGACCTGTACGACGAGGCCCTGGCCCTGTACAAGTCGGGCTTCTTCCGCGTGGCGGAGCTGCTGATCTTCTTCTCCGTGCTCTTCCACGCGGCCAACGGGCTGCGCGTGGTGGTGCAGGACTTCTGGCCGCGCACCATGCTGCGGCAGCGGCAGATGACGTACGCCGTGGCCGCCGTGGTGGTGCTGGCGATGCTGCCGGTGACGTGGATGATGATCTCGCCGCTGTTCGGCCGGCCGGAGCCGGGCGCGGCGCGGTACGAGGAGCAGCAGCGGGTGCGGCACGAGGACCGGCTCTCGCCCACGCCCACGGCGCAGGCTCCGTCTGCTGGGCAGGGGGTGGCGCTGTGAGCGGGCGGGGCGCGGCCCGGCGCGGCGGCGGCTACGAGCGCCCGCGCGACCGCGGCAACTTCGAGCTGGCGGCGTGGTTCTTCATGCGCATCTCGGGGCTGCTGCTCATCTTCCTGGCGCTGTACCACCTGGTGTGGTGGAACCTGATCATCGGCGTGCACCACCTGAGCGCCGACGTGGTGCGGGAGCGGTGGACGAACCCGTTCTGGCGCCTCTTCAACGTGGCGCTGGTGAGCTTCGCCATGCTGCACGGGCTGAACGGGGCGCGCTACTCCATCGAGGACTACGTGCGCAGGCCGGGCGCGCAGATGGTGGTGAAGACGATCGTCTACACCATCGTGCTGGGCTCGCTGGCCGTGGGCATCTTCGCGCTGCTGACCTTCGACCCTCGAGTCTTCGCCGGGCAATGATCCATACGCATACGTACGACTCGCTGGTGGTGGGCGCGGGCGGGGCGGGGATGATGGCCGCCATCTACCTGTCGCGGAATCCGAACATCAAGACGGCGGTCATCTCCAAGCTGTACCCCACGCGCTCGCACACGGGCGCGGCGCAGGGCGGCATCTGCGCGGCGCTGGCGAACCTGGAGGAGGACCACCCGGAGTGGCACGCGTTCGACACCGTGAAGGGGTCGGACTACCTGGGTGACCAGGACGCGATCCAGACCATGTGCGAGGAGGCGGTGGACGTCATCGTCGAGCTGGAGCACATGGGCCTGCCGTTCTCGCGCACGCCCGACGGCAAGATCGCCCAGCGCCCCTTCGGCGGGCACACGCACCACTTCGGGCAGGGCCCGGTGCGCCGCAGCTGCTACGCGGCCGACCGCACGGGCCACATGATCCTGCAGACGCTCTACCAGAACTGCATCAAGAACGGCGTGGACTTCTACGACGAGTTCCAGGTCGTGGACGTGATCGTGGAGGGCGGGGTGTGCTGCGGCGTGGTGGCGTGGCACGTGGAGTCCGGCGACCTGCACGTCTTCCGCGCGAAGGCGACGCTGTTCGCCACGGGCGGCTTCGGGCGGGTGTGGAGCATCACGTCGAACGCGCACGCCAACACGGGCGACGGCCCGGCGATCGCGCTGCGGGCGGGCATCCCGCTGGAGGACATGGAGTTCTACCAGTTCCACCCCACGGGCATCTACCGCCTGGGCATCCTCATCACCGAGGGCGTGCGCGGCGAGGGCGGCATCCTGCGCAACGACAACGGCGAGCGGTTCATGGAGCGCTATGCGCCCACCATGAAGGACCTGGCCAGCCGCGACGTGGTCTCGCGCGCGATCCACAAGGAGATCCGTGAGGGGCGCGGCATCAACGGCAAGAAGTA from Longimicrobiaceae bacterium includes the following:
- the mdh gene encoding malate dehydrogenase — translated: MDKITVVGAGNVGATAAQRVAEKELAREVVLIDIAEGIPQGKGLDQWESAPIELFDSRITGSNGYEESAGSGIYIVTAGIARKPGMSRDDLLTTNAGIVRQVCENIARVSPNAIIIMVSNPLDVMCYVAMKASGFPRERVLGMAGVLDTARYRSFLALEMDCSVEDIQAMVLGGHGDTMVPLVSYTSVSGIPVTQLIAKDKLDAIVDRTRNGGAEIVKFLKTGSAYYAPSAGAVQMAEAIVKDKKRILPCAAWLQGEYGMDGLFLGVPCKLGRNGLEKIIEVELSAEERAALEKSADAVREPMALV
- the sdhC gene encoding succinate dehydrogenase, cytochrome b556 subunit; the protein is MPSAHRATSLGSALRYRGREGMWAWLLHRVTGLGILLFLIVHVVDTAIVIYRPDLYDEALALYKSGFFRVAELLIFFSVLFHAANGLRVVVQDFWPRTMLRQRQMTYAVAAVVVLAMLPVTWMMISPLFGRPEPGAARYEEQQRVRHEDRLSPTPTAQAPSAGQGVAL
- a CDS encoding FAD-dependent oxidoreductase; its protein translation is MIHTHTYDSLVVGAGGAGMMAAIYLSRNPNIKTAVISKLYPTRSHTGAAQGGICAALANLEEDHPEWHAFDTVKGSDYLGDQDAIQTMCEEAVDVIVELEHMGLPFSRTPDGKIAQRPFGGHTHHFGQGPVRRSCYAADRTGHMILQTLYQNCIKNGVDFYDEFQVVDVIVEGGVCCGVVAWHVESGDLHVFRAKATLFATGGFGRVWSITSNAHANTGDGPAIALRAGIPLEDMEFYQFHPTGIYRLGILITEGVRGEGGILRNDNGERFMERYAPTMKDLASRDVVSRAIHKEIREGRGINGKKYVYLDATHLGKEVIESKLPDIADFCRTYLGIDPVKEPMPIQPTAHYAMGGIPTDIDCRVILDDRNTVLPGMYAAGETACVSVHGANRLGTNSLLDLV